The genomic stretch GGTTGGACACTGGAACGCTTGGTTTGATGGTCTTATTTATATGACGCAAACAGAGAAGTATCCGATGTCAACGCTGCTGCAAACGCTTGTTGTCCAGCGGGATCTAAGCAGTATGAATGTCAATGCGGATGAATTGAAGCAGCTTTCTAATCGGACAGTCAAGACCGCGCAAATCTTTATCGCAACGCTGCCGATTATTGCCGTTTATCCATTTTTGCAAAAGTTTTTCGTCAAGGGGATCGTGCTTGGCTCTGTTAAGGAATAAAGCTGGACAAAATCATCATCATTTTAAGGGGGAACTTATTTTGAAAAAACGATTGGTTAAGCTAAGTGCACTAATGACTGCTCTCGTCCTTTGCGTGGGATTGCTAGGCGCTTGTGGAAGCAACAATGAAGGGAATACAGGTGGGGCTGCTGCCGACCCGGAAAAGCAGGCTGCTGTAAAAAACGTATTGGAGACAGGGAAATACAGCGAGCCGGTCCAAATGAATATCGTTCGTCAAATGACGAGTGACGTTAATTTTCGATCTGGAGAAGATATCAACAATAACCCGCATGTAGATTTCGTGAAAGATACGTTTAATATCGACCTGAACTATGTATGGACAGCTGACAGCAGCGCGATCGATACGAAAATTAGATTGCTGCTGTCTGCAAATGAGGAATTGCCTGATGTGATTCAATATCGCGGATCACAGGATGTTATTGATGCGCTGATCGACTCCGGTAAATTTGCTGAGGTTGGCGAGCTGTTTGAGCAGTATGCAAGCGACTCTTATAAGTCAGCTATGGCTGAGGACACTAGCGTGTGGAATCCATACGTCCGCGATGGTGGGAAATACGCGGTTCCTATACTTGATTACGCGAGCAATAACGATACTGTTTTGTGGATTAGAGATGACTGGATGACAAAATATAATTTGCAAGCACCAACAACCATTGAAGAGATGGAAAAAATGATGGATATTTTCGCGAATCAAGATCCTGACGGAAATGGTAAAAAAGATACGGTTGGACTTGCAGTAGGCTTGAAAAATGGCATGAACACTTGGGGGCTTGCAGACGCTGACTTCATCTTTGGTGCATATGGCGTAATGCCAGGTCAATGGAATGCAGATAGCGATGGAAACTTAGCCTATGGCTCCGTTCAGCCGGCAGTTAAGACTGTGCTCGGCAAGCTTAAGGAATGGATGGGAAAAGGATATATTCATAAAGAGGCAGGACTTCACGATGAAGGCAAAGCTGCTGAGTTGTTCTCGGCAGGCAAAGCGGGCATCGTAGCAGCGCCATATTGGGCTGGAGGCTGGCCGCTGCCAGCGGTTAAGGAGATCGATCCAAACGCTGATTACTCGGCATATCCGCTGCCTGCTGGACCGGACGGACAGATTGGCCGCAGCCAATCCGGCGTAAGCAATGGAGTTATTTTGATCAACAAAAATTATGAGCACCCGGAAGCGTTCTTCCTCTATGCCAACTATCTCTATAATAATCAAGCTAATCCGCAAGCGGGCAGTCCTCTTGAATATGGCTTTAAAGAGGGGTATGATTACTTGATTAAAGACGGACAGCCGACATGGGACCCAGAACAGTTCCCTACGGAAAATCCGATTATGAACATGGGGAAATATGCGGTGTTGTTTGATGGCGCTCGTATTCCATCACTTATGATGAAGACGCTTAGTGATTTGGACAGCGGCAAAGAGCCTGCAACTGCGTTTGAGAAAAAATCATCCATGGAAATGGATAAAAATATTCACGGCGGCGCTGTTAACTTCTCGCAAATTGAGTATGCAATGCCAAACCTTTACAACGGCTCTCCTACAAAAACCTATAAGAAGCGCTGGGATTTCCTTAACAAGAGCGAGCAGGAAACCTTTAGCAAAATTATTTACGGCAGCAGTCCAATCGAGGCGTTCGATACGTTCGTGACGGAGTGGAAATCGTCTGGCGGGGACACGATTACAGAAGAGATTAATGAATGGTATGATTCGGTACAAACCAATTAATTATTAACATTGGGATCAAGGCGGCACCCGTTCCTTTACTAGGGGAACGGGTGCTTTTCCTTGTTGGAGAGGGCGGCAAAGTAGATGGAGAAATCGAATATTTTCAAAAAGATATTAGCCATTATGGCTCTGCTGCTCATTCCGTTTGTAGCGCTGTATACCTATTCCAATCAAGTCAGCATTCGGGTCGTACAAGAGGAAATTGAGCAAAATAATCGCAACAATCTTTCTTTTCTGGTCCAGCAGATCGATGCCGAATTCAACAAGTTTATGACCTCGGTCATTAATTTGGGCATTGAACCAAGGGTGGAAACCTTTACGGTTATGGAGTCCGAGTCTGGCAATTATGATTCGTTCAAAATAAAGCTGGAGCTTCAGGAGGAGCTGGAGAGACGCGGAAAAACGGGCGGCTGGTCACATTCGTACTCGCTTTATGCTCCACTCTCGGATGTAGTCGTCAGCAGTCATAATTCTATTACATTCAAAAAGCTGTTTCGCGATGAGATCGTAAGCAATCCCGTTCAGCCTTTTATATGGAAATTTGATCCTATGGAAAACGATCGTGTTCCGGACTCATTCGTATTCCGCACCGTAGAACCGCTAACGGCTTATGATTATGCCAAAGAAGCGGATCTGATCGGCGAAATTCGTGTGGATGCCAAAAATATCGGAGAGATGCTTACTAGTTTTAAATCGGATAGTTCGGGCGACCCTTTCCTATTTCATCCGGATTATTCGCCTATTGTGTCGCGTACCGCGAATCTAAAACGAATTGGCGAGCTGATTCCTTCCTTTGTGACAAAGAGCGGAATGTCGAAAAATCAGGGAACGTTCATTACTTCACTTGAGGACGAACGGTATCTGGTCACTTACATCCAATCGGAC from Paenibacillus sp. FSL H8-0548 encodes the following:
- a CDS encoding extracellular solute-binding protein — protein: MKKRLVKLSALMTALVLCVGLLGACGSNNEGNTGGAAADPEKQAAVKNVLETGKYSEPVQMNIVRQMTSDVNFRSGEDINNNPHVDFVKDTFNIDLNYVWTADSSAIDTKIRLLLSANEELPDVIQYRGSQDVIDALIDSGKFAEVGELFEQYASDSYKSAMAEDTSVWNPYVRDGGKYAVPILDYASNNDTVLWIRDDWMTKYNLQAPTTIEEMEKMMDIFANQDPDGNGKKDTVGLAVGLKNGMNTWGLADADFIFGAYGVMPGQWNADSDGNLAYGSVQPAVKTVLGKLKEWMGKGYIHKEAGLHDEGKAAELFSAGKAGIVAAPYWAGGWPLPAVKEIDPNADYSAYPLPAGPDGQIGRSQSGVSNGVILINKNYEHPEAFFLYANYLYNNQANPQAGSPLEYGFKEGYDYLIKDGQPTWDPEQFPTENPIMNMGKYAVLFDGARIPSLMMKTLSDLDSGKEPATAFEKKSSMEMDKNIHGGAVNFSQIEYAMPNLYNGSPTKTYKKRWDFLNKSEQETFSKIIYGSSPIEAFDTFVTEWKSSGGDTITEEINEWYDSVQTN